A region of the Bryobacteraceae bacterium genome:
GGCCGTGCCGGCCACCGAGGCGCGAACCCAGAGTGCGGCATCGACGGGAATCATTCCGGCCGGCAGGGGATCGCCCGGCCGCTTGGGCGTGAGGAAGCTTTCTCCCGTCACCGCTTCGCCGCGGCACAGGGCCTCGCCCTGCTCGACGATGCCATCGACGGCCGCCTGTTCGCCGGCGGGCACAGCGATCACGTCGCCTGGCTGCAAGTCCGCCACGCGCACCTCGCGCAGGGCTCCGTCGGGCATGCGCAACAGGCATCTTTCCGAGACGGCCGAGGCGAGCGAAAGGACCTGCATGGCGCGGTTCTCCGTCTCGCCGGTCAGCACCCGGCCCAGGCTGTAGATGACGAGCAGGATGGAGCTGACTTCGTAATAGACGGCGCCGTGGCCGCGCACGCTGGCGGCGACACTGGCGGCGAAGGCCCCGCCGAGGCCGAGAGCGAACAGCGGCTCAAGCGAGAGCCTGCGTGCGCGCCAGTTTTCCACGAGCCCGTCGAGCAGCGGCTTGCCGAGCAGCGCGAAGACCGTGAGGGTCAGCCCCAGCAGCACCGCATGGATGGCGCGCCGCTCGGCGGAGGCCGCCTCTGAGGTATTGACCGCGAGGCTGACGGTCATCGTGTTCATGGCGAGGAACGCGCCGATGCCGATCCGCCACCACCACGAGGCGGGCGTCGCACTCAGCCACGCCGTATGACAGGAGGGCGCCGAGCAGGCAGGCGCGTCTGTTTCGGTCACCGTGAGCGGCATCGTTTGCCCATGGCGTTTGTGCCGGCGGCGGCGTCATCCGCCGAGGCGGAACTGTTTCAGTTCGGCCTCTGTCCAGGGGCGGGTGCGGGCAGAGGTGGCCTGGCGCACCTGCCGGACCAGCTCGGCGGTCACCGGCGGCGCATGGTTGCCGAACGAAGCGCGCACATAGGTGAGCACTGCGGCGATCTGTTCGTCCGTCAGCGTCGAGCCCCATTCCGGCATCTCGCCATTGTAGGTGACGCCACGCACCTGAAGCGGCCCGTTCAGTCCGTGGAGGAGGATGGCGGCGAGCTGTTCCGGCGGGCCGTTGACGATTTCCGAGCCCGCCAGCGGCGGGTACGTGCCGGGCACGCCTTCGGCGTTCTCCTGGTGACAGGTGACGCAATTCGAGAATGTGCGGCGGCCGAGAACCATCGGATCCACGGGCTTTGGCGCTTCAGCGGATTTTCCCGCGAGCAGCGCTTTTTCATTGTATTGGTCCGGCGCAAATCCGCCCGAATTCATGGCGATGTACCAGCCGGCCCAGCCGGCGAGAGCGAGGAAGGCGAGAATCAGCCATACGGGCACCGGTTCCAGGCCATCGCGCGGCTCGGCCATTTCCCGCATGACGGCGCGGTGTAGCGGGATCACGTCCGGCGTCTTCCGCTCCGCCGCTTCCAGGCTGAGCCGGAATTCGCCGCTGCGCTTGACATTCTTTTCCTCCGCCATGGCGTTTAGCGGGCCTCCGGGACTTCGTAGTTGTGATCCATGCTCAGCAGATACGACACGAGCCGGCGGGCACGGTCCGTGGGGACGATCCACGCCGGCTTCTGCCGGGCGAACTCGTCCGGCAGCCGGACGGCGTCCTCGGGCAGGCCGTCGGGCGACTGCCGGACTTCAAACAGGAAGCGGTGCGGCGGCATGATGGAGCCGGGCGAGGTGATGCGCGGCTGATAGAGGTGCAGATAATGCCACTGCCTGCTGGGCTGGCGCGCACCGATGTTCATCAGGTCGGGGCCGGTGCGCATGGTGCCCATGAGTGGCGGCTCGTCGTAGATATAGTCGCGGGCGACGCTGCGCCGGGCGCCCCAGCCGCGTTCGATGTCGGCGCCGAAACCTTCCGGCCGCACCTGCTGCGTGTGGCAGTAAATGCAGCCGAGGTCGATGTACACCCTGCGGCCCTCAGCGACCTCTCCGTCGTAACCCGCGGGCAGAGTGATGTCGCGGTCCTCGTCCCTGACC
Encoded here:
- a CDS encoding cytochrome-c oxidase is translated as MNRAWMLALGVFATIIASMTGLVLLPEKQLRATPPVRDEDRDITLPAGYDGEVAEGRRVYIDLGCIYCHTQQVRPEGFGADIERGWGARRSVARDYIYDEPPLMGTMRTGPDLMNIGARQPSRQWHYLHLYQPRITSPGSIMPPHRFLFEVRQSPDGLPEDAVRLPDEFARQKPAWIVPTDRARRLVSYLLSMDHNYEVPEAR